AGATATCTTTACTTGTTGGAGCAGATTTCTACTGGAATTTCATTGGTGACCATGTTGTTAGAGGTGATGGTCCTACAGCTGTTAGTTCCAGATTGGGATATGTATTGTCCGGGCCACTATCAGTTCCACAATCCCACTACTCTGTATGAAGCTTCCTTAATGTAGCCGTGACCATGAGCCATGAGACTGATGCACAAGACTTGCAAAGGTTTTGGGAAGTGGAAGATGCTGGAGTCACTACCAACCTCTCAGACAAGACCTTCCTGGAGCAGTATTCCAGTAGTCACATAACTTGGCAAGAAGATGGCTCCTACACTGCCAGGTTTCCCTGGAAAGATGACCACCCGCCCCTTCCCAACAGCTACTCTATATGTCAAGGCAGGATGCGATCACTTGAGACCTATGACAAAATATTAAAGGAACAAGTTGACCGAGGTTTCATTGAACAGGTAACATCTACCAGTAGCAGTGCtgtccactacataccacacctCCCAGTGCTGAAAGATTCCAGTACTATACCTATTCGCATTGTGTATGTACTATACCTATTCGCATTGTGTATGACTGCAGCTGCTGAGGATCTGCAGACCAACCTGGTCTCAATGACTATCTTCTGACCGGTCCACCCTTTCTTATTGATCTAGGGTCAATCATCCTCCGCTTTCGTCTCAACAAGTATGGTGTCTCAACAGATATCGAGAAGGCCTTCCTTCATATTAGTCTTCATGTCAAGGATCGTGATTTCACTACATTTTTATGGCTTTCAGACCCGTCTGATCCTAGCAGTAAGTTTGACACGTACAGATTTTGCACAGTGCTCTTTGGCTCTGTAAGCTCTCCCTTCATGTTATTTGCCACTTTGAACCGCCATTTGCTACAATACAACACACTTGTCTCTCATAACATACGGTCTAACCTGTATGCGGATAATATTGTTACAGGGTTCCAGTCAGAAGAAGAGACATTGCAGTTCTACAGCCAGGCAAGATCAATCCTATCAGCAGCTAAGTTTAACCTAAGAGCCTGGGCATTCAACAGCAGACAGTTAATGGACATTACACAAAGGGAAGGCACTGCAGACAAGAATAAATTAACTACTGTTCTGGGAGTACATTGGAACACCTCCCTTGATACACTATCATTAACCTTGAAGGGACTTGATCACTCCACGACACCGCTGACGACTAAGCGAGAGGTGCTCCAGGACTCATCCAAACTTTTTGATCCCCTCTGCTTTCTCAACCCGATATCTGTTTGAGCTAAGTTACTAATGCAGCGACTATGGCAGCAACGCGTCATGTGGGATGAGCCATTAGATCAAGATATTCTGGAAGAATGGACAGGCATACTAGCTGACATCCGTAAGTCCAATGTAATCTCAATTAATAGAGTATTTACCTCATTGCAGCTACATGTATTTGCAGATGCCAGCACCAAGGCATATGGTGCTGTAGCCTATCTATCTAACCTAGAGCAGACCAGTTTTGTGATGGCCAAAGGACGTGTTGCACCATTGAAACAGATTACTCTCCCCAAACTTGAACTGATGGCTGCTGTTGTTGCAGCAAAGCTAGCCAGGTTTGTTATTGAATCTCTCTGTTTGAAGCCCACCATTTTTATGTGGACTGATAGCCAAATTGTACTGTGTTGGATTCAGAGCACTAAGGTGCTACCCTCATTCATCAAACATCAAGTGGAAGAGATTAAACAGTTACCTCCTACTGCTACCTGGCAACATTGTCCATCCAGTGACAATCCAGCAGACCTCCTTACCAGAGACCTTACCTTCAACCAGTTTCATACCTCATTGTTATGGTGGCATGGGCCAAGCTGGCTACTTGATGAAAGGAAGTGGCCATCATGGGACATACAATCAGTGTCTCAACTATATGTAGCAGCACTAACAGCAGAAGAATTTGTCATTCCAGCACCTCCCATTGAGAGCAAAACTGGCTTACACAGGATAATCACTCCAGACAACTACAGCTCCCTTGAGCGATTACTTGCAGTGACAGCATATGTTCAACGGTTTATTAACAACTTCAAGCAACATCAGCAGTCAAGAGCCACTGGTCCACTAACCCCAACTGAGCTTAACACCGCAAGGATGAAGTGGATTAGAACTTGTCAAGAACAAATCTTCACTATTGAAATTTCAGCCCTCAAGTCTCAACACAGTAATAAACACAGTAGCAAGACTCCAATCCTAGTAAGACAGTTACGACTCTTCCTCGACCATGATGGATTTGTCAGATGTGGTGGACGCATCCATAATGCTCCACTAAGTGATATTGCAAGATTTCCATACCTCCTTCCTCAGAAGCACAACTTCACCAAGTTATTGATCTACTCCCTTCACAAATCACTCTTCCATGGAGGTGCGAACAGCACACTCACAGCTCTGAGGCAACAATACTGGGTTCCGTCAGGCAGACAGTACATTAAAGGACTCCTGAGACACTGCACTATCTGCAAACGGCACCATGGCAAGCCATATCCTGCTCCAGAATCAGCATCGTTGCCTAAGAACTGTCTGAGAGATGTAGCCCCATTTACTATCACCGGAGTTGACTTTACCGGTGCCTTGTACGTCCAGAGTGACTGTGGAGAGAGTAAGGtgtatgtttgtttatttacatgcGCTACCACTAGGGCGATACACTTGGAAGTTGTGGCTGACTTGACCGTTGAAACATTCCTACTCGCCTTCAGAAGATTTGTCAGCCGAAAGTCCCTCCCACATATCATGATGTCAGACAACGCATCCACATATCTCTCGGCCGCGGAGGAGCTGAAAGAGATGCTTAGTTCAAAGGAATTAGAAACATCCATTGGTAGGCGTGGGGTCACGTGGAAGTTCATCCCAAAAAGGGCACCCTGGTATGGTGGGTACTGGGAGAGACTCATAGGATTGACTAAGGCAGCCTTGAAGAGAGTACTTGGCAGAGCACGCATCTCCCTACCCATGTTACAAACCTTAGTAGTAGAAGTGGAGGCCACTTTAAATGACAGGCCACTGACGTACTTGTCAGAGGATCCAAGGGACCCAGAACTATTAACTCCATCCTATCTGCTTCATGGCAGGAGAATTACTACACTTCCTCACATGTTGGTGACAGAAGTCCTACAAGATCCAGACTATGGCAGCGCAAGTAGCCAGATGCGCAAGAATGCTAAGAGGCTCTCCTTTCTACTCAACCATTTCCAAAATAGATGGAAGCACGAGTACTTAACTTCCTTAAGGGAGTTTCAGATCACAAGGGAACAACAACCAGTCAGTGAAAGTGGGAGATGTCGTGCAGATTCATGATGATGGGCCTCGACTGAGCTGGCGCTTAGCTGTAATTGAAGAACTACTCACTGGAAATGATGGTCTTGTAAGAGCTGCAAACATTCGAACAAGTACAGGCCGTACGAATCGCCCCATTGTGAAGCTATACCCCTTAGAGGTTGCCAGTGTGGAAACAACTGTCTCTCCAACCTTACAACCTGCTGACAAGAACACTGAAGAAGAGAGTTTGGAACCGACATTGGAGAAGCGACTGACGCGTTTGGCAGCTGGTAGAGAAAAACATCGAATCTCAGAATGGATCCAGGCCATCCGTgccccccccggaggatgttgGAAATGCCAGTGACACTGACTGACTTAGCGTAGTATACTATAATTAGAATGTATGATGTAATACCTTAGTGTGCATTAATAAGAGTGTTGTGTGTGCACGAGGTGTGAGCAGCAGTTGTATCCGTTGACATCAGGGCGACACAAGACCGTAGACGATCAGGACGTCACTATACTAATACAGTCCCCAATATTTCTGAAGAGACTATAATTCTACCATTATTGGCAGCGATTAACATACGAGAGTTAGCAAACTGCAGTATGTCATGAttaacagtgcttacaaaaaatAGGTAAACAGCTTAGCTAAATGATCGTTGTTCAGCTTAGACGATTGCACAATGCGttcttgcagtgggcattaaatagagccATTGAGCAAATGCTTTCTAACATGTCTATAGCAGAAGCGaactaattctagcacaattctagttattgtgtgaaagttggaaacagtgcacaatctgtttaaATGATTTTTTAACTTGGCGCACGCCCCCTAttggttccattccgttccgttccattccggctttcatcagtacccaaAACTTTCTTCAGTCTTGACTTGTGCCATCCAGAGTGTTCAACCCTAGAGTGATGATCAGCTGTATTGAGGTATAAACACAGAACATAAAGTACACAATTTAGAAAATAAACCTAACGTATTCACAACAGAAGTGGACTTCACCTTAAAAAAAATTGCACAATTCCCTGGAGTGTTGCATCGTCCATCACTAGACACAACAACATCCAACTGCCTGTAGTTTTGCAACACACAATCCTAACAAACAGGTTAAAAAAAACCCATACTGTTTGTAAGTCACAACCGACCATTTTGGAAAAAAGTGCAAGCTAAGCATTTCGCATCCATAAAACTACAATCATGTCCTGCTACTTCCTCTGGGTCTGCATGATACCCTGTCTGTACATCTACACCATCCTCTTACCAAAGTTATAAAGTCAACATTTGTTAGTAAAAGTTTTGAATCAAAAAATTCAACGTTCGTTCATGCCTACACCACACTATGTGTCACACTCTGTACTAAACT
This genomic interval from Dysidea avara chromosome 15, odDysAvar1.4, whole genome shotgun sequence contains the following:
- the LOC136245287 gene encoding uncharacterized protein yields the protein MWDEPLDQDILEEWTGILADIRKSNVISINRVFTSLQLHVFADASTKAYGAVAYLSNLEQTSFVMAKGRVAPLKQITLPKLELMAAVVAAKLARFVIESLCLKPTIFMWTDSQIVLCWIQSTKVLPSFIKHQVEEIKQLPPTATWQHCPSSDNPADLLTRDLTFNQFHTSLLWWHGPSWLLDERKWPSWDIQSVSQLYVAALTAEEFVIPAPPIESKTGLHRIITPDNYSSLERLLAVTAYVQRFINNFKQHQQSRATGPLTPTELNTARMKWIRTCQEQIFTIEISALKSQHSNKHSSKTPILVRQLRLFLDHDGFVRCGGRIHNAPLSDIARFPYLLPQKHNFTKLLIYSLHKSLFHGGANSTLTALRQQYWVPSGRQYIKGLLRHCTICKRHHGKPYPAPESASLPKNCLRDVAPFTITGVDFTGALYVQSDCGESKVYVCLFTCATTRAIHLEVVADLTVETFLLAFRRFVSRKSLPHIMMSDNASTYLSAAEELKEMLSSKELETSIGRRGVTWKFIPKRAPWYGGYWERLIGLTKAALKRVLGRARISLPMLQTLVVEVEATLNDRPLTYLSEDPRDPELLTPSYLLHGRRITTLPHMLVTEVLQDPDYGSASSQMRKNAKRLSFLLNHFQNRWKHEYLTSLREFQITREQQPVSESGRCRADS
- the LOC136245286 gene encoding uncharacterized protein, yielding MSHETDAQDLQRFWEVEDAGVTTNLSDKTFLEQYSSSHITWQEDGSYTARFPWKDDHPPLPNSYSICQGRMRSLETYDKILKEQVDRGFIEQVTSTSSSAVHYIPHLPVLKDSNQPGLNDYLLTGPPFLIDLGSIILRFRLNKYGVSTDIEKAFLHISLHVKDRDFTTFLWLSDPSDPSRFQSEEETLQFYSQARSILSAAKFNLRAWAFNSRQLMDITQREGTADKNKLTTVLGVHWNTSLDTLSLTLKGLDHSTTPLTTKREVLQDSSKLFDPLCFLNPISV